One Aegilops tauschii subsp. strangulata cultivar AL8/78 chromosome 2, Aet v6.0, whole genome shotgun sequence genomic window, TGAATGTATCTAATATTAAAACATGACTTGATACATttgtatttagacaaatctaaaacaagaattttgggacagaAAGAGTACGTGCTATAACAACTCGCCGACAGAGATAGCACGTTCGTTCTCACAGATTTTTCTTTACGTGGTTGCGTCCAGGTCTTCTTTTCAGAGACGCAAGGGAGTAAGGCGTATTTGTTTGGCCttttgtttctgtttttgcaGCTTTTTTCACTTTGACAAAAACATCACAAAAGCTTCTAAATAGAGCATTTTTACTTCGGCTTTTGGTTTATGAATCAATATTGGTATATGATGGTATAAGCCAAAAGCCGAAGCAAAAACACCTATTTAGGAGCTTTTTTGGTTTTTTGCCAAAGTAGAAAAGCTGCAAAATCAGAAACAAAAGTTCAAACAAACAGAGCCTAAGGATATTAGTGTCTGGGAATTTTAAGAAGTTGCCTccccagttcttttggcggcttcttTCGTATGCCGTCTCCTCACAATATTTTCTCATAAGTTGCCTCcccatttatttgggcttctaagcTAGTTTATCCCAAATTAACCTAGAAACAGAAACAAATGGAGGAAGCGGCTTATGAGAGAAGCCATACATGAATTGGGCCTTAGATGGGGATCCTCTCCGGCAGGGACGGAGGCAGGAATCATGTACGAGGGGGGCCAATAGAAGAAGAAAAACCTTGGAGGGGGCCAAACACATCAATTTAGAGCATTTTGAGCTAGTAATCTAGAGTCGTTTCAGAAAAAAAGTTCTTTAGTGTCTGGGAATTTTAAGAAGTTGCCTccccagttcttttggcggcttcttTCGTATGCCGTCTCCTCACAATATTTTCTCATAAGTTGCCTCcccatttatttgggcttctaagcTAGTTTATCCCAAATTAACCTAGAAACAGAAACAAATGGAGGAAGCGGCTTATGAGAGAAGCCATACATGAATTGGGCCTTAGATGGGGATCCTCTCCGGCAGGGACGGAGGCAGGAATCATGTACGAGGGGGGCCAATAGAAGAAGAAAAACCTTGGAGGGGGCCAAACACATCAATTTAGAGCATTTTGAGCTAGTAATCTAGAGTCGTTTCAGAAAAAAAGTTCTTTAGTGTCTGGGAATTTTAAGAAGTTGCCTccccagttcttttggcggcttcttTCGTATGCCGTCTCCTCACAATATTTTCTCATAAGTTGCCTCcccatttatttgggcttctaagcTAGTTTATCCCAAATTAACCTAGAAACAGAAACAAATGGAGGAAGCGGCTTATGAGAGAAGCCATACATGAATTGGGCCTTAGATGGGGATCCTCTCCGGCAGGGACGGAGGCAGGAATCATGTACGAGGGGGGCCAATAGAAGAAGAAAAACCTTGGAGGGGGCCAAACACATCAATTTAGAGCATTTTGAGCTAGTAATCTAGAGTCGTTTCAGAAAAAAAGTTCTTTAGTGTCTGGGAATTTTAAGAAGTTGCCTccccagttcttttggcggcttcttTCGTATGCCGTCTCCTCACAATATTTTCTCATAAGTTGCCTCcccatttatttgggcttctaagcTAGTTTATCCCAAATTAACCTAGAAACAGAAACAAATGGAGGAAGCGGCTTATGAGAGAAGCCATACATGAATTGGGCCTTAGATGGGGATCCTCTCCGGCAGGGACGGAGCAGGAATCATGTACGAGGGGGGCCAATAGAAGAAGAAAAACCTTGGAGGGGGCCAAACACATCAATTTAGAGCATTTTGAGCTAGTAATCTAGAGTCGTTTCAGAAAAAAAGTTCTTTAGTGTCTGGGAATTTTAAGAAGTTGCCTccccagttcttttggcggcttcttTCGTATGCCGTCTCCTCACAATATTTTCTCATAAGTTGCCTCCCCATTTATTTAGGCTTCTAAGCTAGTTTATCCCAAATTAACCTAGAAACAGAAACAAATGGAGGAAGCGGCTTATGAGAGAAGCCATACATGAATTGGGCCTTAGATGGGGATCCTCTCCGGCAGGGACGGAGGCAGGAATCATGTACGAGGGGGGCCAATAGAAGAAGAAAAACCTTGGAGGGGGCCAAACACATCAATTTAGAGCATTTTGAGCTAGTAATCTAGAGTCGTTTCAGAAAAAAATTGGGCATGGGGGAGCCATGGCCCCAGCTCACCCATCCCTAGCTCCGTCACAGCTAGGACGTGTGGCTTGCGCGTAGAAGACAACGAGCGAGCGAGCGCGGTGCGACCGGCCGAAAACTCAGCCGGCGCACCGGCTGCAAGCGTTTACCTATAAATAAATACAGAAACTAAAATTGACATGGAAAGAGAAAGATGCAGAATAAGCTCGGGCAGAAGCAAGCTAACTGCAATTGCTAGGTAAACTCCGGACGCACGACATAGTGACAGACTGACGACACATATACTAATTAAGGGCCTGTTCGGAGCCCCTCCGCTCCGCGAGGCCGCTCCCGGAGCTGACGGAGTTCTAGTTAAAAAGTGCAGAGCCAGCGAAACGGTACTCCCGAGATTCTCAATTTTTACGGAGCGGGCGGACTGCCGAACAGCGCCTAAGTTCCACTTGCTCTGCATCAGGCATTTTTAGTTGGCTTTACTACATCCAAACCCCAAAATATGACTGGCTGACACCGCCCCTTGCATCTATCTACAATCATCATAAGGCAACAAACTCTGCGCCCTGTTCCTGCCAACACTCTTCTTCCACCGCTCTTGACCGAATGCAAATCCCTCTAGTTCCGACTTGCACttgccctagtcctcttccctgCCAATGACAATCATCATATGTCCAAATTAAGCACACCACGTCCAGTCACCAGATGACTTCTGACGGCAAAAAAATGCTTTAATAAGCAGTAAAAAAGGGTGGACGTACTTGAATTCTTCGGACCGCCGCCGCGACAGTACTTGCTTCCACACATGCAGTCAAATGCTTTATTGAGGTCATCAGTACCATCAAAATCAATGCCATAATCCTGAAATCACAACTCTTAAGTGGGTGATGGTCACTCACAACAAAATATATGGATCTGAGCCAGCAAAATTAATCTTTTTTTTCTGCTCTACATGCACAATTCGATATTTCTAGTGTTGCCAACCCATATGAAATAAGGCCGCCCAAACATCAGCCCCTTAATTTGACCCAAAGGTAGGTGTCAGCTCAACATACTAGTTAAATTGCTGAATTCAGTGAGCACCTTAATATGGTTCCTGCTTCActacaacccccccccccccccccccccacctcgCCCTCCCTTCATTGAATCGATGGTGGGTATTCCAGATCTAGTTCTCGTCGTCTTAAATCGTACTCCTACATACATATTCACCTACTATCTTCTACTCCCTATCCAACGCGAACAGCTCGTCGCCAACGCCGCTAACGGAGTCACCGCATAGGCACCCTACAAGTCATGATATGGCATCGCGTGATAGAGACACCACATGTGATTTTGTTCCTTTGACAGCACACACATGCAGTGTTTAGATGATGCTTAAGCCAACCCTATATTCCATTGATCGATCAAGCAAACTAGCCAAGCTCACCCAGCAGCCATTGTGGTATTCTCCCTTTTTCTCGTAACGGAAGGATGAGATAAAGTGGCACACGGTTAGGTCTATTAGCACTTAATTAATAGTAAAAGACAAAAATACCCATTCTAATTCTTGGAATGCGGGTGTACTGAAGCAAGCCCCAATTAATATTGTATGGGAATCAACGCTTTGGCTAGTATGCATGCGAACCTCATATTGTGCAGGTATTAATTAAGGGTATTATCAAGTAGTGGCAGGTGGTTGTCATGTACTAGTGTTTGAGAAAATGATACAAACACTTACCCGTGTTAACTCCTCAAAAGCCTCTATTTTCTTGGCAGTGAATAATGCAAGCTGCGTCAAGAGGGGGGAAACGTCAATTACTCGTAAGCATGTAGCTGCAAATCAAGCACCTTCGGTGCAGAAATCAATATCAATTGCCAAAAATCAGTTACATGGTAATAATGGCGATCAGGAGTCTCAACTTCAACAGGTATGATTACCAAATTTGCATCATAGCATCTACATGGCAAAGCATTATTATCAGACACAAATCAGCGAAAAGTACAAATATAGCATTAATAGACAAGGCTGCTGAGGCCTTTATAAATGAACAGATGGGGAAAGAGTCCTAGCATACCTATGGTTGACAAATCGCCCGACATTCCCATAAAATGTCGGATCAAGGCAGAGAGCTTCCTCGTCTCTTAGCACCCCTTCAGAACCCCAACTAGCATCTAGGAGCACTTGATCCACATGCTTAGAATTTTTGGCTTTTCTCTCATGTAGTTCAGAACTTGTTAGTACCTCCCCAACTAATTCACAGATGAAAGCACCTTTTGGCAGCCCATCCAGCGTCCGTAGCCCCCAGCCCTTCCCTTCATTCGTGAAAAACACCTGAATCACGGAATAATGGTAAGCTCATCTCCATGCTACAAGGTTGACACCAAAGTAAAGGGAACAAAGTGAAGTTTCGATTTGCTAGTGCTTACAAGAATGGAGCAAGAAACACGTTAATATAGCAAAACAAATGAATGATGCCAATGGCCATTCATCAAAGAACAGAATGGTCCATAAAGAAACTACTGATGAGTGATCATCATCCAAAAATGGGAAGCCACAAAAGTATAACAGCTGTGATAACCTACAAACGATTTAAGATAGTACCTGGAGATTGCATGTTATCCCACGCTGAATCACACGATTTCCACACTGCATGCCACAGCCACATTTACTCCAACACTCCTTAATGAATTTTCTAGCAAGATGACCTTTACATGGATCTGGTGAGGGCTTCGTCTTATATATTTCAAGCGGACAAGCTTTACAGTAGAACTTATTATCCTTTTCTGGGAAGTGATTAACAGCAATGCACTCATCAATTAATTCTGCCCTGACCAGGCCCTCCGGTGTATATGCAATCTCACCTCCAGTTGATCTTGCACATGCACATGGATGTGATTCTAATAAGCAGTTGCCTGAACAATCTGCGCAGCAATCCTCATCACCAATCCGCGCGAGTGAGGTGTTGACATAAGCACTTTGGAAAATGAGATTCTTTCTTATGTAATAGAACAATGGCGGACAACTATCACTACCAAATTCGTTTACAATAGGTATTCTAACTCTTTCTTCTCCCTTCGTTATGTCAGCAACATCATGCAGTGGCCTTTGCTTAAAAAGTGCTTCCTGAGGCTGATAAGCAACTACCCAATTTTGAAAGCTAGGTTCCGAGGATGACCCTACGGCAGCATTACCATTCCCATCAACAGCATGCTTACAAGCAATTGGCTTCACAAAGGGAGCATACGTCTCCAAAGCCTGTTCTTGCAAGCTGCCACCATTGTTTTGAGCTTCAGAATGCACAGCACGTGACTCTGCAACATATTGGCATATCTCATTCATCAGCTTGCCAACAGAAAAATCAGGAGGTAGGGTCTTGTATGAGCGGAGACATTTATCCTCAACTATTTTGAAGACCTTGTCCAAACTAATGCAGACCTCTGAAGGGTCAAATTTGCATTTCAATGACACCTTCACTTCACCCAGAGTGGATGAAGCTACATCAAGTTCAACAAAAGATGCCTGGTGAGTATTTTGAACAGTAGACTCTACCCCATACTTGACTGCATGTTGGCTGCTGTCCGGATTTTGATCGTGGTTAACTATGCTAGCTCTAGCATCAGAACCCCATGTCAGCATATCCCTTGTTTTACAATGTTCAATTAGCATGTTGTCCCCAcctatttattttttattttgcaAATACAGTAGATCCAATTAGAACAAGAATATTGCCGACAGAAACTCATCACAAATTGAGAATGATCAAAGCAACTGCTACAATTGCACAGCCATccaaaaaaaggaaagaaagcaACCAAGCAAATGCTAAAATAAACCACATACATGTGCACCGGAAACCACCGCAAGGACTTAAACAATTTGGTAATATCATAGGGAAAATGTTGAGTTTGATTTCCAGAGCATACAAACATCAGTATGAACTATAATTTCAACTAAAACTAACGCAAAGCATGAACAGCTCTAGCCTGGTCTTGAAAGTACTGAGTGATGGTGAGATAATGCAAGTGGTATACCTGAAGACCCAGTATTGAGGTCGTTGGCAACAGGAGCAGCTGGAACATCAATTTCAGGTTCAGGCTTGGGCTCTTGTAAGAAGAGAGCATCTTGGGGATTTTCACTGACATCCATGGGTCTGTTGATGAGGGAGGTTTCATTATCACTGACATCCATGTCATACCGAGCAGCAGAAGGGTGTTGGTCATCTGGATCTGGTGTGACCGACGTTGAGTTGTGAGGCTCGGACTCTTGGTCTGTCACCTGATGTGAAACAGCAATTGGAAAGGCTGAGCATCAGATGGTAATTATACAGTAAAGAAACAGAAAGTAGCGTAGCATTTGTACATGATGGCTAGTGGCAGGCATTGGTTGATTCTTTTGGCTATCCAGGATGGTGTCAGCAAGGATGCGGTAGCTCTCGTCCTCGATGGGCTCCCAGTTTTCAAAGAGCTTGTAGAGGTGCTTCAGGACTGGCGAAACCTGCTTCTTGGGGAAGCCGAGACGCCCCATGGCCTCATACGCCTTTTGAGCCCTATCCTTGTGGGAAACCATGGCCTTCCTTCAATGAAATGCCCCACTGCTATTTGTGCTGCAGAGAAGATGTGTATTTGCATTATCAGTCAATCAAACCCTCCTCATAAGacaaaagtaaataaataaatacatAAATTCGTTTATGAAACCCTAGGAGAAAAGAGGAATGCACGAAAGTAGCGGGTGGATAAGAACCGCACTGGAAACCCCAATCTTGGAAGGGAGGCGAAGATAGCATCAGGTTGTACCAAGAAACGTCATACAGACAGCAGTAGTGGGAGAGGGAGGGAAAGGGGAATGCACCCACCTAGAGCAGAAGAAGAGTAAAAGAAATTGAAACTTTGGTGCCTATTAGAGAGGATCGATTGTCACAGACCTGCACGCGCCAAGGGAAGGGAGCGGGTCAGGGGTTCTGGAGCGGTGCGAATGCGAGTGCGAGGCTGGCTGGGGTTTCGAGGTGGAGGGGTCCGGAGGAGGACGACGCCAAGGGAGACGAGGAGGCGACGCGTCCGCAATGACTGCTGCCTGCTGACCAAGGGCCAGTTCTTTTGAGCTATGCTGTGAAAATAAGCTCCCGTGAAAATAAGCTCTAGATAAGCTCCTGTGGAAATAAGCTCCAGATAATAAGCTAGTCAGTTCTTTTCAGTGCCTGTTTTTTCAGCTTATCTGTTGTATGGTCAGTGAAAAGTCTGTGATGCCCTTGGACTATATGGTTGTCCTGATTAAATGATATCATGTTATTTTTATCATTTTGCTCCTCAAATGAACATAAATTCGACTTCAAAACACCACAATATGTTACAATCAAACATAATAAAGATCATTGCCTGACATACGAATATCATAAATGCATCATTATCTCACATCATACATGCATCGTTATCTCAAGTACGAGTACGAGTATGAAAGATCTTACACAGAACCATCAATATTTCCTCTATGGAAATACAATGCTAGCATCCAGAGTACAATACTAAGTGAGAACTTACTACTGTACATGAAAACATGAATGTACATGAGACTTTGCAAACCATAACAGCCAACTAAATCTCGTTTTGGTCATGTATTTATGTATGTCTAGCAGCACATGACAAGTATATATGCAGCAGCAGCACCATATATATTCACCACCACATAGCAAATCGATAGGAAAACATCAAACATCAGCAGAAGTTCATAGCAAATCTGGATGAATGTTTGGCATAAAAAATCAAAAGGGCCTGCTCATCTTGGCAGGGGAACTCATGGCCAACgactgggaggaggggagggggcacGAACGGGGGTCCTTCACCTGATTGGGTCGTCGGCCGGAGTGTGGGGCCGTTCGCCGGAGTGGTGCCCTGGCCGGACCGACCAGGAGCTGCTGCGAGGGAGGAGCCGCGCCCTAGGAGTCGCGTCAGAGGATGGAGAAGCGGCGGAAGATGAGCTCCTACCCGCCGTCCATGTGGCCGGAGCTAGCCGCGACGAAGAGACAGGgacaggcggcggcggcggcggcgaggaaccCTAGCCTTTCCGTGCGGCGTGCGAGAGGGGATCGAGCGAGGCGACTGTTTTTCTTTTCTGCGGGGGGTTCGGGTCGGGTGACGCAGGCTGGGACTGGGAGGggtattttctttgttttttttacCACATATATTATATTAAACAATAATACGGAGTACCACTTCCATACATACATGCGGAAACTACCAGAAATACTAGTTTTTCCCCGAAACTCCCGGAGCGCCGCAT contains:
- the LOC109750226 gene encoding histone-lysine N-methyltransferase SUVR4 isoform X2, with the protein product MVSHKDRAQKAYEAMGRLGFPKKQVSPVLKHLYKLFENWEPIEDESYRILADTILDSQKNQPMPATSHHVTDQESEPHNSTSVTPDPDDQHPSAARYDMDVSDNETSLINRPMDVSENPQDALFLQEPKPEPEIDVPAAPVANDLNTGSSESRAVHSEAQNNGGSLQEQALETYAPFVKPIACKHAVDGNGNAAVGSSSEPSFQNWVVAYQPQEALFKQRPLHDVADITKGEERVRIPIVNEFGSDSCPPLFYYIRKNLIFQSAYVNTSLARIGDEDCCADCSGNCLLESHPCACARSTGGEIAYTPEGLVRAELIDECIAVNHFPEKDNKFYCKACPLEIYKTKPSPDPCKGHLARKFIKECWSKCGCGMQCGNRVIQRGITCNLQVFFTNEGKGWGLRTLDGLPKGAFICELVGEVLTSSELHERKAKNSKHVDQVLLDASWGSEGVLRDEEALCLDPTFYGNVGRFVNHRCYDANLVIIPVEVETPDRHYYHLALFTAKKIEAFEELTRDYGIDFDGTDDLNKAFDCMCGSKYCRGGGPKNSRKRTRASASRN
- the LOC109750226 gene encoding histone-lysine N-methyltransferase SUVR4 isoform X1, giving the protein MVSHKDRAQKAYEAMGRLGFPKKQVSPVLKHLYKLFENWEPIEDESYRILADTILDSQKNQPMPATSHHVTDQESEPHNSTSVTPDPDDQHPSAARYDMDVSDNETSLINRPMDVSENPQDALFLQEPKPEPEIDVPAAPVANDLNTGSSGGDNMLIEHCKTRDMLTWGSDARASIVNHDQNPDSSQHAVKYGVESTVQNTHQASFVELDVASSTLGEVKVSLKCKFDPSEVCISLDKVFKIVEDKCLRSYKTLPPDFSVGKLMNEICQYVAESRAVHSEAQNNGGSLQEQALETYAPFVKPIACKHAVDGNGNAAVGSSSEPSFQNWVVAYQPQEALFKQRPLHDVADITKGEERVRIPIVNEFGSDSCPPLFYYIRKNLIFQSAYVNTSLARIGDEDCCADCSGNCLLESHPCACARSTGGEIAYTPEGLVRAELIDECIAVNHFPEKDNKFYCKACPLEIYKTKPSPDPCKGHLARKFIKECWSKCGCGMQCGNRVIQRGITCNLQVFFTNEGKGWGLRTLDGLPKGAFICELVGEVLTSSELHERKAKNSKHVDQVLLDASWGSEGVLRDEEALCLDPTFYGNVGRFVNHRCYDANLVIIPVEVETPDRHYYHLALFTAKKIEAFEELTRDYGIDFDGTDDLNKAFDCMCGSKYCRGGGPKNSRKRTRASASRN